A DNA window from Luteolibacter luteus contains the following coding sequences:
- a CDS encoding DUF2917 domain-containing protein has product MNANATAMNYMSQTASQARRESWTRTQIGRRQIFSRQILENEVFRIRVTSGHLWVTFEGSPDDHHLSDGDSRRFYGPGLLVAEGIEQGALIEISQSPLSSVAT; this is encoded by the coding sequence ATGAATGCCAACGCCACTGCCATGAATTACATGTCGCAAACGGCGTCCCAGGCACGCCGTGAAAGCTGGACTCGTACGCAGATCGGGCGCAGGCAGATCTTCTCCCGCCAGATCCTCGAAAACGAGGTGTTTCGGATCCGTGTGACCAGCGGCCACCTTTGGGTGACCTTCGAAGGTTCGCCGGATGATCATCACCTGAGCGATGGCGACAGCCGCCGCTTCTATGGACCGGGCCTGCTCGTCGCGGAAGGGATCGAGCAAGGAGCGCTGATCGAGATCTCCCAATCCCCGCTCAGTAGCGTCGCGACATGA
- a CDS encoding LysR family transcriptional regulator → MAGSAITVNDDGSSTACRIAMELYQLRSFLAVAEEQNLTRAAEKLFTSQPAVSSQIKSLEDELGVRLFDRGTKGMKLTRAGEALEQQARRIVDAARDFKHSADSLRGSVSGELIFGINNRPEILRLVEILRTLTTNHPDLSYELVNGSSGVVLQGIEEGSISIGFFEGPCESSKITCHQLDHIELCIAAPAAWADELSKPDWKLLEGKPWIFTSPGCSYCRIIQQISQEQGLQLSRRFQVNECLTVLNLVHEGLGLTITSVDQIALNGYEGSVIPLPHFRASVPLSIGYLASNENDPAIAAVRDHVLEVWKQPAQLKLPPELPISRSVRPSQRKPRYRS, encoded by the coding sequence TTGGCCGGATCGGCGATCACGGTGAATGATGATGGCAGCTCAACCGCCTGCCGCATCGCCATGGAACTTTATCAGCTTCGCTCCTTTCTCGCCGTCGCCGAGGAACAAAATCTCACGCGCGCGGCGGAGAAGCTTTTCACCAGCCAGCCCGCGGTGAGTTCCCAGATCAAGTCGCTGGAGGATGAACTCGGCGTGCGTCTTTTCGATCGCGGCACCAAGGGCATGAAGCTCACCCGTGCCGGTGAAGCCCTCGAGCAACAGGCCCGGCGCATTGTCGATGCCGCGCGCGACTTCAAGCACAGCGCCGACAGCCTGCGCGGGTCCGTCTCGGGAGAGCTGATCTTCGGAATCAACAACCGGCCGGAAATTCTCCGTCTCGTGGAGATCCTCCGCACCCTCACCACCAACCATCCCGATCTCTCATACGAGTTGGTGAATGGCAGCAGCGGAGTTGTGCTCCAGGGGATCGAGGAAGGTTCGATCTCTATCGGCTTCTTCGAAGGCCCCTGCGAATCTTCCAAGATTACCTGTCATCAGCTTGATCACATCGAGCTGTGCATCGCCGCGCCAGCGGCTTGGGCCGATGAATTGTCGAAGCCGGACTGGAAGCTCCTCGAAGGCAAGCCATGGATCTTCACCTCTCCCGGATGCTCATACTGCCGCATCATCCAGCAGATCAGCCAGGAACAAGGACTCCAGCTTTCACGCCGCTTTCAAGTCAACGAGTGCCTTACAGTCCTGAACCTGGTTCATGAAGGCCTCGGCCTGACCATCACCTCGGTCGATCAGATCGCGCTGAACGGCTATGAAGGAAGCGTCATCCCTCTGCCTCATTTCCGGGCCTCCGTGCCGCTGAGCATTGGATACCTTGCCTCAAACGAGAACGATCCTGCAATCGCTGCGGTTCGCGATCATGTCCTCGAAGTTTGGAAACAGCCGGCCCAACTGAAGCTTCCACCGGAGCTTCCCATCTCACGTTCGGTCCGTCCATCGCAGCGGAAGCCCCGCTATCGCTCATGA
- a CDS encoding SRPBCC family protein: protein MTHIYPFQRETVFNAWLDPGKVGKWMFGPPLREETIVRMGLEARVGGHFSFVVNREGKDFDHVGEYLEIESPQLLAFTWGIKGMSEDPESRVRVEIVPTTGGCELSLQHQIPAEWAEFVNRTKEGWTKMLASLEKTLAREGKA, encoded by the coding sequence GTGACCCACATTTACCCCTTCCAGCGGGAGACGGTCTTCAATGCATGGCTGGATCCGGGAAAGGTCGGGAAATGGATGTTCGGGCCGCCACTCCGGGAGGAGACGATCGTGCGGATGGGCTTGGAAGCCCGGGTTGGCGGGCATTTCTCGTTCGTGGTAAACCGCGAGGGAAAAGACTTCGATCACGTGGGGGAGTATCTGGAGATCGAGTCCCCACAGCTGCTGGCTTTCACCTGGGGGATCAAAGGAATGTCGGAGGATCCCGAGAGCCGCGTAAGGGTCGAGATCGTGCCGACCACCGGGGGCTGCGAGCTGAGCCTGCAGCATCAGATCCCTGCCGAATGGGCGGAGTTCGTGAACCGGACCAAGGAGGGTTGGACGAAGATGCTGGCATCCCTTGAGAAGACTTTGGCGCGGGAGGGCAAAGCTTGA
- a CDS encoding GNAT family N-acetyltransferase, with protein sequence MPVTIRPAVPADLTDCALFFTEVFNAPPWDEQWTKESSWQRLSDCMHTPNFLGLIAEDGAEIVAMAFGYSQRYQEELHYNLLEFCVANERQGEGIGSELLAELHSRLLEAGVARVCTLTARDTPAQEFYLKGGFYISPKMILMSRRY encoded by the coding sequence ATGCCCGTGACCATCAGACCGGCCGTGCCCGCCGACCTCACCGACTGTGCCTTGTTCTTCACCGAGGTCTTCAATGCGCCGCCATGGGACGAGCAGTGGACGAAGGAGAGCTCCTGGCAGCGGCTATCGGACTGCATGCACACGCCGAACTTCCTCGGCCTGATTGCCGAGGATGGCGCGGAGATCGTAGCGATGGCCTTCGGCTACTCGCAGCGCTACCAAGAAGAGCTCCACTACAATCTGCTGGAGTTCTGCGTAGCGAACGAAAGACAGGGCGAAGGGATCGGCAGCGAATTGCTCGCAGAGCTTCACTCCCGCTTGCTAGAGGCCGGCGTGGCGCGGGTCTGCACCTTGACCGCCCGCGATACACCGGCACAGGAGTTCTACCTCAAGGGTGGCTTTTACATCAGCCCCAAGATGATCCTCATGTCGCGACGCTACTGA
- a CDS encoding GNAT family N-acetyltransferase, translating into MIERLVIRGLRESDAIPPITKLLHEAYAPLAAMGLRYTATYQDDEVTLRRLTRGVAFVGELDEQIVATVTLYPDGVEDGPCEWYRRMGVHYFGQFAVKPDLQRQGLGRRFVQLMEVEAAKRGAEELALDTAEPAHHLREWYERLGYREVELVQWGSTNYRSVILSKSLAPCP; encoded by the coding sequence TTGATCGAGCGACTGGTCATTCGCGGCCTCCGCGAGAGCGACGCCATCCCGCCAATCACCAAGCTATTGCACGAGGCCTATGCGCCACTGGCGGCGATGGGCCTGCGGTATACGGCGACGTATCAGGACGACGAGGTGACCCTGCGGCGCTTGACGCGCGGCGTGGCATTCGTGGGTGAACTGGACGAGCAGATTGTGGCGACGGTGACACTCTATCCGGATGGCGTCGAGGATGGTCCCTGCGAGTGGTATCGGCGGATGGGGGTGCACTACTTCGGACAATTCGCGGTGAAGCCGGACTTGCAGAGGCAGGGACTTGGCAGGCGCTTCGTCCAGCTCATGGAGGTAGAAGCGGCAAAGCGCGGGGCCGAGGAGTTGGCCTTGGATACGGCCGAACCAGCCCATCATCTGCGGGAATGGTATGAACGGCTGGGCTACCGGGAGGTGGAGCTGGTACAGTGGGGCAGCACCAACTACCGCAGCGTGATTCTTTCCAAATCCCTCGCACCATGCCCGTGA
- a CDS encoding cation:proton antiporter, with product MHDLDLILTFTGGLGAALFLGYLSHRMGLSPIVGYLLAGIVVSPHTPGFVADRHLAEQMAHIGVILLMFGVGLHFHFKELLAVKRIAVPGAIVQSAVATLLSMLLMRAFGWSWTQGAVFGMAIAVASTVVLTRILVDNNHLHTPTGHIAIGWLVVEDIFTVFVLVLLPAIFGGGESSSGGAGIAMALLWTTLKIGALVAFTFLFGGWAIPRLLTRIARTGSRELFTLTILVLALGIAVGSAKLFGVSMELGAFLAGMVVGRSEFSNRAAIDALPMKDAFAVLFFVSVGMLFDFRSLLETPWLAAATLGIVIIGKPLAAIFITILLRYPLRTALSVGAVLSQIGEFSFIVATIGAQYGVVSAEAFNALVATAILSITLSPLFYRAVGPIERWVAARPKLWKLLNRVEVSEEGSPSGDPHGLTRRAVVIGYGPVGRTLARLLKDNGFVPVIVEMNVDTVQTLKAEGEQAFYGDASHPETLKTAGVGNADILILSASSVSMGSEVIQEARRLNPSIRVLARTAYLQEADQLLEAGADEVFSGEGEVALSMTENILRGFGATGEQLDRENERVRREFFPHREPAAG from the coding sequence ATGCACGATCTCGACCTAATCCTCACTTTCACCGGCGGCCTTGGTGCGGCGCTATTCCTTGGTTATCTGTCGCATCGGATGGGTTTATCCCCGATCGTGGGCTATCTGCTCGCGGGGATTGTGGTCAGCCCGCACACTCCCGGATTTGTGGCAGATCGCCATCTCGCGGAGCAAATGGCTCATATCGGGGTGATCCTCCTGATGTTCGGCGTCGGCCTGCATTTCCATTTCAAAGAACTGCTCGCCGTGAAACGGATCGCGGTCCCCGGGGCCATCGTTCAGAGCGCCGTCGCCACCTTGTTGAGCATGCTGCTCATGCGGGCCTTTGGATGGAGTTGGACGCAGGGCGCGGTCTTCGGCATGGCCATCGCGGTGGCAAGTACCGTCGTGCTCACCCGAATTCTCGTGGATAATAATCACCTCCACACCCCCACCGGGCACATCGCCATCGGCTGGCTGGTGGTGGAGGATATTTTCACCGTCTTCGTCCTGGTCCTCCTTCCTGCGATTTTCGGGGGAGGGGAGTCGAGTTCCGGCGGAGCCGGGATCGCCATGGCATTGCTGTGGACTACCCTGAAAATCGGCGCGCTGGTCGCTTTCACCTTCCTCTTCGGTGGCTGGGCAATTCCCCGGCTGCTCACGCGTATTGCACGCACCGGCTCCCGCGAACTCTTCACGCTCACCATCCTGGTACTCGCATTGGGCATCGCGGTCGGGTCTGCCAAGCTCTTCGGAGTCTCGATGGAGCTCGGAGCTTTCCTCGCCGGCATGGTCGTGGGTCGCTCTGAGTTCAGCAATCGCGCGGCGATCGACGCGCTGCCGATGAAGGATGCCTTTGCGGTGCTGTTCTTTGTCTCGGTGGGGATGCTCTTTGATTTCCGGAGTCTGCTGGAAACTCCATGGCTGGCAGCGGCGACGCTGGGAATCGTCATCATTGGCAAGCCCTTGGCTGCGATCTTCATTACGATTCTCCTGCGCTACCCGCTCCGGACCGCGCTCTCCGTCGGGGCTGTCCTCTCGCAGATCGGTGAGTTCTCCTTCATCGTCGCTACCATCGGAGCGCAATACGGGGTGGTCAGTGCCGAGGCCTTCAATGCCCTTGTTGCGACCGCGATTCTCTCCATCACGCTCTCCCCGCTCTTCTACCGTGCGGTCGGCCCGATCGAGCGCTGGGTCGCCGCGCGCCCGAAACTATGGAAGCTCCTCAACCGGGTCGAAGTTTCAGAGGAAGGAAGCCCATCGGGCGACCCCCACGGACTTACCCGTCGAGCAGTGGTCATTGGCTATGGACCGGTCGGTCGCACCCTCGCACGTCTCCTGAAGGACAACGGCTTTGTGCCCGTCATCGTCGAAATGAATGTCGATACGGTCCAAACCCTCAAAGCCGAAGGCGAACAAGCGTTCTATGGCGACGCCAGCCATCCGGAGACCCTGAAAACCGCCGGTGTCGGAAATGCAGACATTCTCATCCTGAGCGCCTCCAGTGTCTCGATGGGCTCCGAGGTCATTCAGGAAGCCCGCCGCTTGAATCCCTCGATCCGCGTCCTCGCCCGCACCGCCTACCTGCAGGAAGCCGACCAGCTCTTGGAAGCCGGTGCCGACGAGGTTTTCTCCGGAGAAGGGGAAGTTGCCCTTTCCATGACCGAGAACATCCTCCGTGGCTTCGGGGCCACCGGCGAACAACTCGACCGGGAGAACGAGCGCGTCCGCCGCGAATTCTTCCCTCACCGCGAGCCTGCAGCGGGATGA